A genomic window from Montipora capricornis isolate CH-2021 chromosome 8, ASM3666992v2, whole genome shotgun sequence includes:
- the LOC138059659 gene encoding tetratricopeptide repeat protein 28-like has product MVDRKLDILERHMQELRVARKEGDREGEGLAYFNLGNYFQAVAHFKQAITNYTKALAIFKKVGFRANEGRAYGNLGNAYQSLGNFKQAIEYHHQHLSISKEVGDRAEEGGAYGNLGNAYQSLGNFKQAIEYHHQHLSIAKEVGDRAGEGGAYGNLGNAYQSLGNFKQAIEYHKQRLSIAKKVADRAGEGRAYCNLGNAYKSLGNFKQAIEYHDQHLSIAKEVGDRAGEGMAYCNLGNAYQSLGNFKQAIEYHHQHLSIAKEVGDRAGEGAAYGNLGNAYQSLGNFKQAIEYHHQDLSIAKEVGDRAGEGAAYCNLGNAYYSLGNFKQAIEYHHQDLSIAKEVGDRAGEGGAYCNLGNAYQRLGYFKQAIQYHHQRLSIAKEVGDRAEEGAVYGNLGNAYQSLGNFKQAIQYHHQHLSIAKEVGDRAGEGRAYGNLGNAYRSLGNFKQAIEYHHQHLSIAKEVGDRAGEGGAYGNLGNAYQSLGNFKQAIEYHHQCLSIAKEVGDRAGEGTAYGNLGNAYHSLGNFKQAIEYHHQSLRIAKEVGDRAEEGKAYCNLGNAYQSLGNFKQAIEYHHQHLSIAKEVGDRAGEGAAYGNLGNAYQSLGNFKQAIEYHHQHLSIAKEVGDRAGEGAAYGNLGNAYQSLGNFKQAIEYHHQDLSIVKEVGARAREGGAYGNLGNAYQSFGNFKQAIEYHHQDLSIAKEIGDRAGEGAAYGNLGNAYQSLGNFKQAIQYHHQRLSIAKEVGDRAGEGLAYGNLGNTYYELGNFKQAIEYHHQDLSIAKEVGDRAGEGEAYCTLGNASDSLGNFKQAIEYYHQHLSIAKEVGDRAGEGRAYGNLGIAYQSLGNFKQAIEYYHQSLSICKETEDPIGLAITCYHIGLVHDFFGSLSKALNYYRLSIYYFDEVRRLLCSEDAWKISFRDTKGFTYTAVWTALLKNGEVDEALYAAEQGRAQALADILKMQYSVDEKPSMKVTISLVMKDLPSQTVFTALKGNMISFWLLRDDIGINFRQKKIENGSAKSLMKSTLEQINAGTVLRCENRSLERQHSEFSSSREGVEETFKSLSFSVHSLQPLYDVLVSPIADLIQGDDLVFVPDGHFCLAPFSAMSDSVRIRAIPSLTALKLITMAPDDFQSKNKALLVGDPCLSEVTYGTGEPMYGQLPCAKKEVDIIGELLQTVPLTGKNATKAEVLKRMKSVALIHIAAHGDDGSGEIALAPNPERTSQIPEEEDYMLSLSDVQAVRLQARLVVLSCCHSGQGEVKSEGIVGIARAFLCAGARSVLVSLWAIDDEATWMFMESFYQHLADRKSASTALHHAMKSLQETKNYSAIKYWAPFVLIGDDVTFEFGELEHEKNETMSKT; this is encoded by the exons ATGGTGGATAGAAAGCTGGACATTTTGGAGCGGCATATGCAAGAGCTTAGAGTTGCAAGAAAGGAGGGAGACAGAGAAGGCGAGGGtttggcttatttcaatctTGGTAACTACTTTCAGGCTGTAGCTCACTTTAAACAGGCTATAACAAATTACACAAAagcattagccatttttaagaaAGTGGGTTTTAGGGCCAatgaaggaagagcctatggcaatctcggcaacgcttatcaaagtcttggtaatttcaagcaagccatagagtaccaccatcaacatcttagtatttcgaaagaggtaggggacagggccgaaGAAGGAGgtgcttatggcaatctcggcaacgcttatcaaagtcttggtaatttcaagcaagccatagagtaccaccatcaacatcttagtattgcgaaagaggtaggggacagggccggagaaggaggagcttatggcaatctcggcaacgcttatcaaagtcttggtaatttcaagcaagccatagagtaccacaaacaaCGGCTTAGTATTGCGAAAAAAGTAGCGGACAGGGCCGGGGAAGGtagagcctattgcaatctcggcaacgcttataaaagtcttggtaatttcaagcaagccatagagtaccacgatcaacatcttagtattgcaaaagaggtaggggacagggccggagaaggaatggcttattgcaatctcggcaacgcttatcaaagtcttggtaatttcaagcaagccatagagtaccaccatcaacatcttagtattgcgaaagaggtaggggacagggccggagaaggagcagcttatggcaatctcggcaacgcttatcaaagtcttggtaatttcaagcaagccatagagtaccaccatcaagatcttagtattgcaaaagaggtaggggacagggccggagaaggagcagcttattgcaatctcggcaacgcttattacagtcttggtaatttcaagcaagccatagagtaccaccatcaagatcttagtattgcaaaagaggtaggggacagggccggagaaggaggagcttactgcaatctcggcaacgcgtATCAAAGGCTTGGttatttcaagcaagccatacagtaccaccatcaacgtcttagtattgcgaaagaggtaggggacagggccgagGAAGGAGCAgtttatggcaatctcggcaacgcttatcaaagtcttggtaatttcaagcaagccatacagtaccaccatcaacatcttagtattgcgaaagaggtaggggacagggccggagaaggaagagcttatggcaatctcggcaacgcttatagaagtcttggtaatttcaagcaagccatagagtaccaccatcaacatcttagtattgcaaaagaggtaggggacagggccggagaaggaggagcttatggcaatctcggcaacgcttatcaaagtcttggtaatttcaagcaagccatagagtaccaccatcaatgtcttagtattgcgaaagaggtaggggacagggccggagaaggaacagcttatggcaatctcggcaacgcttatcacagtcttggtaatttcaagcaagccatagagtaccaccatcagtCTCTtcgtattgcaaaagaggtaggggacagggccgaagaaggaaaagcttattgcaatcttggaaacgcttatcaaagtcttggtaatttcaagcaagccatagagtaccaccatcaacatcttagtattgcaaaagaggtaggggacagggccggagaaggagcagcttatggcaatctcggcaacgcttatcaaagtcttggtaatttcaagcaagccatagagtaccaccatcaacatcttagtattgcgaaagaggtaggggacagggccggagaaggagcagcctatggcaatctcggcaacgcttatcaaagtcttggtaatttcaagcaagccatagagtaccaccatcaagatcttagtattgtgAAAGAGGTAGGGGCCAGGGCTAGAGAGGGaggagcttatggcaatctcggcaatgcttatcaaagttttggtaatttcaagcaagccatagagtaccaccatcaagatcttagtattgcaaaagagataggggacagggccggagaaggagcagcttatggcaatctcggcaacgcctatcaaagtcttggtaatttcaagcaagccatacagtaccaccatcaacgtcttagtattgcgaaagaagtaggggacagggctggagaaggattagcttatggcaatctcggcaacacTTATTATGAacttggcaattttaagcaagccatagagtaccaccatcaagatcttagtattgcaaaagaggtaggggacagggccggagaaggagaaGCTTATTGCACTCTCGGCAACGCTTctgacagtcttggtaatttcaagcaagccatagagtactaccatcaacatcttagtattgcgaaagaggtaggggacagggccggagaaggaagagcttatggcaatctcggcatcgcttatcaaagtcttggtaatttcaagcaagccatagagtactacCATCAATCTCTTagtatttgcaaggaaacagaGGACCCAATAGGGCTGGCAATCACATGTTATCATATTGGTCTGGTTCATGATTTTTTTGGCTCCTTGAGCAAAGCTCTTAATTATTATCGTCTAagcatttattattttgatgaagTTAGGCGTCTTCTTTGCTCAgaggatgcatggaaaataagctttcgtgacaCAAAGGGGTTTACGTACACGGCTGTATGGACAGCActcttgaagaatggagaggttgatgaaGCTTTAtatgctgctgagcaaggacgagcacaggctttAGCAGACATTTTAAAGATGCAATACAGCGTTGATGAGAAACCTTCGATGAAGGTAACTATCTCTTTGGTTATGAAAgatctaccttcacaaactgttttcacagcacttAAAGGGAACATgatcagcttctggttgctAAGAGATGATATCGGgataaattttagacaaaagaaaatcgaaaatggaaGTGCCAAGTCTCTGATGAAAAGTACTCTTGAACAGATCAATGCAGGGACCGTTTTGCGATGCGAGAATCGTTCACTTGAAAGACAACACAGTGAATTCTCGAGCAGTAGGGAAGGTGTTGAAGAAACCTTTAAGTCCTTGAGCTTCTCTGTGCACTCTTTGCAGCCCTTGTATGATGTCCTAGTCAGTCCTATAGCAGACTTGATCCAGGGTGATGACTTAgtgtttgttcctgatggacacttttgcctggctcctttttctgcaatgagtgactctgtcaggatccgtgcAATTCCCTCGCTGACTGCTTTAAAATTGATCACTATGGCACCTGACGACTTCCAAAGTAAGAATAAAGCGCTGCTTGTAGGTGATCCTTGCTTGAGCGAAGTCACTTACGGCACTGGTGAACCCATGTATGGACAGCTGCCATGTGCGAAAAAAGAGGTGGATATAATTGGAGAACTTCTACAGACCgtgcctcttacaggaaaaaatgcaaccaaagctgaggtgctgaaaagaatgaagtcagttgccttaatccacattgctgcacatgggGATGACGGatctggagaaattgctttggccccaaatcccgaACGCACATCCCAGATCCCCgaagaggaagattacatgttatcGTTGAGCGATGTTCAAGCAGTTCGCCTtcaggcaagactggttgtgcttagttgctgtcatagtggccagggagaggtaaaatctgagggtattgtgggaatagctagggctttcctgtgtgctggtgcccggtctgttctggtgtcactctgggcaatcgatGACGAAGCGACCTGGATGTTCATGGAGAGTTTCtaccaacacttggcagatagaaaaagtgcaagtacagctcttcaccatgctatgaaatctcttcaggagacaaagaattattcggccataaaatactgggcgccatttgtgctaattggcgatgatgtcacctttGAATTTGGGGAGCTCGAAcacgaaaagaatg aaaCGATGTCCAAAACGTGA
- the LOC138013843 gene encoding uncharacterized protein translates to MAEASSEESTRSTRDRRPNVTLDNDEIKHEKSLQCRKTRSAANARITRKIKELTESFTNRENVADVRKWAQEFEEIAKNFRDAHNAYHATLEDDFEIQDSQEYFECENQQIVNFQRTLEEWFSRAESEINPYDSVSNTGTRSRTRTSRSKSSHTSLRSSEAGSSAASPRTIAAAKRASLTAEVAALRQQQSLQKEELRLKQQQEEARLRLEQRKQQLQLQTEIAKMEAEERIYAVAEQGDHYFQQPFPTQKQDLSPFSPPSQPRPSVLRASDQFSESAQATPGLIKVPQRPRRPEELQPDPAVINQPGSKPKIFSPQGTAWSPVILLKPELNDHHVDHEGIKQERSPSPGASDVGEKFVRDMIDIQRQQQRHNEQLMYMQQYSDQKLQQLLGQHQQLSLTLTLPHAEVQTFDGDQVNYCNFIRSFENLIQAKTKSSSTKLYYLVQYTSGDVQELMRSCLSMQPDEGYREARRLLKERYGQSYKIASAYLQEHPKRGGLPQQDRESRQHAESYRKAPFPLRQRWRDVADITNNKHREITFEDIASFVESKARALNHPVFGTINTERRNQGRTSNDRRPRRSDNFATLGGEPVSENNENRRDITKATPKCHLYKENHWWTRCRQFKKQSVDQRLTFVRKQGLCENCFQPGHKVQSCPKNSYCKIPTCHTKHSTFLHPKSPDHNVGNLPSNERPINEDDRRATGNNNDRAHNAYVNGDSQCASTGAGVPTIGLPIVPVKVRARSADPPVLTYAFLDCGSNTTFCSQQLMEMLTVDGEQTTLSLTTLGKHDSVTECKVFKLEVFDLNERNFVELPTVFSTPQLPVGKNSIPQQEDVNKYPYLKGIQLPKIDAPIGLLIGNDVPKALEPKQVIASNDKGPYAVKTIFGWTLNGPLDRKGNSRCTANFIKADEELSQQFTRFCNQEFSDSAYDKDAAPSKEDSHAISIMQQSVKLKSGHYEVALPWRNTPPNLLNNRPLAEHRLKLLRRRLLKDEELHSKYSAFVDDLLKNGHARKVPGDRLDRPVGAVWYLPHHPVLNANKPGKVRVVFDCAAKYRGTSLNDQLLQGPDLTNNLVGVLTRFRQEPVALMADVESMFHQVRVSPNYCYYIRLLWWPNNDLNSEPEEYQMMVHLFGATSSPSCANFGLRRTAEDNCQEFSKEAVDSVKDNFYVDDCLKSVPSKTEAIGLVNELRTLLSKRGFRLTKWISNSRKVIDSIPLSEREGSVKDLLLDQLPIERALGVRWDVESDTFGFKISVKDRPATRRGILSVVSSVYDPLGFAAPFILPAKALLQDLCCKNLGWDEPISDEDLIRWRNWLEELPRLEDLRVNRCFKPINFSEVASSQLHHFADASQFAYGAVTYLRLANSKGDVHCSFIIGKSRLSPLKQLTIPRLELSAAVVATRLDRMVSKEIGIPVDQSIFWTDSTCVLGYIANKDKRFHTFVANRVAAIHEVTSPPQWKHVGTKQNPADDASRGLTAEALLKNKRWIRGPEFLWKSEDAWPSQQCAVSMVAENDPEVKRESQVLSTKAEAGSTLGQFFGRFSQWHRLKKFVAWILRYRANLRRAVERSKSGPLPLNKAARLEPITVEEMNKAEREILIHVQKESFMEEIATLKVASVIVDRAGTTKAKKPRVKKSSRIFKLDPQLMDGLLRVGGRLEKAPVKLDAKHPIILPASHHVVRLIIRFYHNASGHSGTEHVLSMIRERFWIVKGRAAVKRTLRDCFSCRKRQAPVGEQKMANLPQDRVTPNKPPFTYVGVDFWVRRGRSQAKRYGVIFTCLTKGQPEQMRSDNGGNFVRGEKELRNAIDRWNQEVIAEFLLQRNVQWIFNPPAGSHHGGVWERCIRTIRKVMSALLKEQVLDDEGLATLMCEVESIVNGRPLTKVSDDPRDLEALTPNHLLLLRSGTTLPPGIFRKEDVYTRRRW, encoded by the exons ATGGCTGAAGCTTCGAGCGAAGAGTCAACTCGTTCAACTCGCGACAGGCGACCTAATGTTACCCTCGACAACGATGAAATTAAGCATGAGAAGTCCCTTCAGTGTCGCAAAACAAGGAGTGCAGCAAACGCACGCATCACCAGAAAAATCAAGGAACTGACGGAAAGCTTTACAAACCGTGAAAACGTTGCTGATGTTCGTAAATGGGCCCAGGAATTCGAAGAAATCGCCAAGAATTTCCGAGACGCCCACAACGCATACCACGCCACCCTCGAGGATGATTTCGAAATTCAAGACTCGCAGGAGTATTTCGAGTGCGAGAATCAACAGATCGTCAACTTTCAACGGACACTCGAAGAGTGGTTCTCAAGAGCGGAAAGTGAAATAAACCCGTATGACTCTGTCAGCAATACTGGGACCAGATCCCGTACACGCACATCGCGTTCCAAATCGTCGCATACAAGTCTGCGCTCTTCGGAAGCTGGATCGTCAGCCGCCAGTCCTCGAACAATTGCAGCGGCGAAAAGAGCATCGTTAACCGCCGAGGTAGCCGCTCTGCGCCAGCAACAAAGTTTGCAGAAAGAAGAGTTGAGGCTAAAGCAGCAGCAAGAAGAGGCCAGATTGCGCCTCGAACAACGCAAACAACAACTCCAGCTCCAGACCGAAATTGCTAAGATGGAGGCTGAAGAGCGCATCTACGCTGTGGCCGAACAAGGAGACCATTACTTTCAACAGCCATTCCCTACGCAGAAACAGGACCTCTCACCGTTCTCGCCTCCTAGTCAGCCACGCCCATCAGTGCTTCGTGCCTCAGACCAATTCTCAGAAAGCGCGCAGGCCACTCCGGGCCTCATCAAGGTTCCGCAAAGGCCAAGGAGACCGGAAGAACTTCAACCAGATCCAGCAGTAATCAATCAACCTGGTAGCAAGCCAAAGATCTTCTCACCTCAAGGAACTGCGTGGTCACCTGTAATCCTACTTAAACCCGAGCTCAATGACCACCACGTGGATCATGAGGGTATTAAACAAGAGCGAAGTCCATCTCCGGGTGCTTCAGACGTTGGGGAAAAATTCGTGCGAGATATGATCGACATCCAGCGACAACAACAACGGCACAACGAGCAGCTTATGTATATGCAGCAATACAGCGACCAAAAGCTGCAACAGCTACTGGGACAGCATCAACAACTGTCCCTAACACTAACGTTACCTCACGCTGAGGTGCAGACGTTCGATGGAGACCAAGTTAACTACTGCAATTTTATACGTTCCTTCGAAAACCTTATCCAAGCTAAGACGAAAAGCAGCAGTACAAAGCTGTACTACCTCGTGCAATACACGTCTGGTGACGTCCAAGAGCTCATGCGAAGCTGTTTATCAATGCAACCGGATGAAGGCTATCGAGAAGCGCGCAGACTTCTAAAGGAAAGATATGGCCAGAGCTACAAAATCGCCTCTGCCTAC CTGCAAGAACACCCTAAGAGAGGTGGGCTACCTCAACAAGATAGAGAATCCAGACAGCATGCAGAAAGTTATAGAAAGGCTCCCTTTCCGCTGAGGCAAAGATGGCGCGACGTTGCTGATATCACAAACAACAAGCACAGAGAAATTACTTTTGAGGACATCGCAAGCTTCGTTGAGTCAAAGGCGAGAGCCTTAAACCACCCGGTATTTGGAACCATCAACACTGAACGCAGAAACCAAGGAAGGACTTCCAATGACCGCAGACCCCGACGCAGTGACAATTTTGCGACTCTGGGAGGCGAACCCGTCAGTGAGAACAATGAAAACAGGCGTGATATAACGAAGGCCACGCCTAAATGCCATTTATACAAGGAGAACCACTGGTGGACCCGCTGTCGCCAATTCAAGAAGCAGTCGGTGGACCAGAGACTAACGTTCGTTCGCAAACAAGGACTCTGCGAGAACTGCTTTCAACCTGGCCATAAAGTCCAATCCTGTCCGAAGAACAGCTATTGCAAAATTCCCACTTGCCATACCAAACATTCGACGTTTCTCCATCCAAAATCGCCAGATCACAACGTTGGGAACCTCCCCTCCAACGAACGTCCAATTAACGAAGACGACAGAAGAGCGACTGGGAACAACAATGACAGGGCGCACAATGCTTACGTCAATGGCGACAGTCAATGTGCTTCAACTGGGGCCGGCGTACCAACAATTGGCCTTCCTATCGTACCTGTTAAAGTCAGGGCCAGAAGTGCAGACCCCCCAGTTTTAACTTACGCCTTTTTGGATTGTGGATCGAACACGACATTCTGCAGTCAGCAACTCATGGAAATGTTAACTGTCGATGGTGAACAGACTACCCTCTCATTGACAACCTTGGGGAAGCACGATAGCGTGACGGAGTGCAAGGTCTTCAAGCTGGAAGTGTTTGACTTGAACGAACGGAACTTCGTTGAGCTCCCAACTGTCTTCTCGACCCCACAACTACCAGTTGGAAAAAACAGCATCCCGCAACAAGAGGACGTAAACAAGTATCCTTACCTCAAAGGCATTCAGCTGCCCAAGATTGACGCCCCCATTGGCCTGCTTATCGGAAATGATGTCCCGAAGGCTTTAGAACCTAAACAAGTAATAGCAAGTAACGACAAAGGCCCGTATGCAGTAAAAACAATATTCGGGTGGACACTCAATGGTCCTCTTGACCGAAAGGGAAATTCCCGTTGTACAGCGAACTTCATCAAGGCAGACGAGGAACTCAGCCAACAGTTCACAAGGTTCTGCAATCAAGAGTTCAGCGATTCAGCGTACGACAAGGACGCAGCGCCGTCCAAAGAAGATTCGCACGCCATTAGCATCATGCAGCAGTCCGTCAAACTGAAGTCAGGTCATTACGAAGTAGCCTTACCTTGGAGGAACACTCCACCTAACCTGCTGAACAACCGACCATTAGCAGAACACCGTTTGAAGTTGTTACGGAGAAGGCTGCTTAAGGACGAAGAGCTTCATTCAAAGTATTCTGCGTTCGTCGACGACTTGCTAAAGAATGGCCATGCTCGCAAGGTGCCAGGAGACCGGCTAGACCGTCCTGTTGGCGCAGTGTGGTACCTACCTCACCATCCCGTCCTTAATGCGAACAAGCCGGGCAAAGTCCGTGTCGTTTTCGACTGCGCAGCAAAATACCGGGGTACATCACTTAACGATCAACTTCTTCAGGGACCTGACCTTACAAACAACCTGGTTGGCGTTCTGACTCGCTTCCGACAGGAACCTGTTGCTCTTATGGCCGACGTAGAGTCAATGTTTCACCAAGTACGTGTCAGTCCTAACTATTGTTACTATATTCGGTTACTTTGGTGGCCAAACAATGACTTGAACAGTGAACCTGAAGAATATCAGATGATGGTGCATCTCTTCGGTGCCACATCATCACCAAGCTGTGCTAACTTCGGTCTCCGGCGAACCGCAGAAGACAATTGCCAAGAATTTAGCAAGGAAGCGGTTGACAGCGTCAAGGACAACTTCTACGTCGACGACTGCCTCAAGTCAGTTCCATCCAAAACCGAAGCCATTGGTCTGGTGAACGAGCTCCGCACGCTACTCTCGAAGAGAGGGTTCCGCTTGACAAAATGGATCTCCAATTCCCGAAAGGTCATTGATTCTATTCCACTGTCCGAAAGAGAAGGCTCCGTGAAGGATCTTCTCCTCGATCAACTGCCAATTGAACGGGCCTTGGGAGTCAGATGGGATGTGGAGTCCGACACCTTTGGCTTCAAGATAAGTGTAAAGGACAGGCCTGCAACCAGACGAGGAATTCTATCTGTTGTCAGCTCCGTCTATGACCCGTTAGGATTTGCAGCTCCATTTATCCTGCCAGCGAAGGCGCTGCTTCAAGACCTATGTTGCAAAAATCTTGGATGGGATGAACCCATATCGGACGAGGACCTCATACGCTGGAGAAATTGGCTCGAAGAGCTTCCCAGGCTCGAAGACCTTAGAGTCAACCGCTGTTTTAAGCCCATCAACTTCAGTGAGGTCGCCTCCAGTCAGCTACACCATTTCGCAGACGCTTCCCAGTTTGCATATGGTGCTGTAACCTATCTCCGCCTCGCCAACAGTAAAGGCGACGTCCACTGCTCCTTCATCATTGGCAAGTCGCGGTTATCCCCGCTAAAGCAATTGACGATCCCTCGCCTCGAGCTCTCAGCAGCCGTAGTGGCAACGCGATTGGACAGAATGGTCTCGAAGGAAATCGGTATACCAGTCGATCAATCTATCTTCTGGACAGATAGTACCTGTGTTTTGGGCTACATCGCCAATAAAGATAAGCGGTTTCACACTTTCGTGGCAAATCGTGTCGCTGCCATACACGAAGTCACTTCACCTCCTCAATGGAAACACGTCGGCACTAAACAGAACCCTGCCGACGATGCCTCGCGTGGCCTCACAGCTGAAGCCTTGCTGAAGAACAAACGTTGGATACGAGGACCTGAATTCCTTTGGAAATCAGAAGATGCGTGGCCAAGCCAACAGTGTGCGGTATCAATGGTTGCAGAGAACGACCCAGAGGTCAAGAGAGAATCACAAGTGCTTTCAACCAAGGCTGAAGCAGGGTCGACCCTTGGTCAATTCTTCGGACGCTTTTCCCAATGGCACCGCTTAAAGAAGTTTGTGGCATGGATACTGCGTTACCGAGCTAACCTAAGAAGAGCTGTTGAACGCAGCAAGTCAGGACCCCTGCCCCTCAACAAGGCGGCAAGATTAGAGCCAATCACCGTAGAAGAAATGAACAAGGCTGAAAGAGAAATCCTGATACATGTTCAGAAGGAGAGTTTCATGGAAGAGATTGCCACTCTAAAGGTTGCAAGTGTGATAGTTGACAGGGCAGGCACCACCAAAGCCAAGAAACCTCGAGTCAAGAAATCTAGTAGAATCTTCAAGCTCGACCCTCAGTTGATGGACGGTCTACTACGTGTAGGCGGACGGCTCGAGAAGGCACCCGTTAAGCTGGATGCAAAGCACCCAATAATTCTGCCGGCCTCACACCATGTTGTCCGTTTGATCATCAGGTTCTACCATAACGCTTCTGGACATTCTGGCACTGAACACGTACTCTCCATGATCAGAGAAAGATTCTGGATCGTGAAGGGAAGAGCTGCAGTGAAAAGGACCCTTAGAGACTGTTTCAGCTGCAGAAAGCGACAAGCACCAGTTGGAGAGCAGAAGATGGCAAACCTGCCGCAAGACAGGGTCACTCCAAACAAGCCCCCATTTACCTATGTTGGCGTTGACTTTTGGGTTCGACGCGGAAGGAGCCAAGCCAAGAGATATGGTGTGATTTTCACTTGTTTGACC AAGGGGCAGCCTGAACAGATGAGATCCGATAATGGCGGCAACTTTGTCCGGGGCGAAAAGGAGCTGCGAAATGCTATTGATCGGTGGAATCAGGAAGTCATCGCGGAGTTCCTCTTGCAGAGAAATGTGCAGTGGATCTTCAATCCCCCAGCAGGTTCTCACCATGGTGGCGTGTGGGAGCGCTGCATCCGCACCATTCGAAAGGTGATGAGTGCCCTCTTAAAGGAGCAGGTCCTCGACGACGAAGGGCTTGCCACTCTCATGTGCGAGGTGGAATCAATAGTCAATGGCAGGCCCCTGACGAAGGTGTCCGACGATCCAAGAGACCTCGAGGCCCTTACACCAAATCACCTTCTTCTGCTACGGTCTGGTACTACACTGCCGCCTGGTATTTTCAGAAAGGAAGACGTCTATACACGTCGGAGATGGTGA